A window of Streptomyces sp. DG1A-41 contains these coding sequences:
- the htpG gene encoding molecular chaperone HtpG has translation MTTETFEFQVEARQLLQLMIHSVYSNKDVFLRELVSNASDALDKLRLEKLRDDSLDADVSDLHIEIDVDKDARTLTVRDNGIGMSYDEVGQLIGTIANSGTATFLKELREAQDAANAEGLIGQFGVGFYSGFMVADEVTLVTRRAGESQGTRWTSRGESTYTLEKVDDAPQGTSVTLHLKPADPENQLHDYTSPWTIKQIVKRYSDFITWPIRMVPESGDGEDAPEPETLNSMKALWARSREEVSNDEYHELYKHISHDWREPLETIRLQAEGTFEYQALLFVPSHAPHDLFTRDFKRGVQLYVKRVFIMDDCEALLPPYLRFVKGVVDAQDLSLNVSREILQQDRHIRMMQRRLTKKVLSTVKEIKAKDTDRYATFWREFGTVLKEGLVTDSENRDAILAVASFATTHAEDEPTTLAQYAERMKDGQEDIYYITGESRQSIENSPHMEAFRDKGIEVLLLTDAVDEVWVDAVGEYEGKKLRSVAKGEIDLDGEKDEKADGEREKRAEEYAGLLGWMREQLDEDIKEVRLSSRLTVSPACVVSDAHDLTPALENMYRAMGQEVPRTKRILELNPGHPLVKNLNQAYQEREDRSGLVESAELLHTLAVLAEGGQPKDPARFVKLVADRLERTL, from the coding sequence ATGACGACCGAAACGTTTGAGTTCCAGGTAGAGGCACGTCAGCTGCTCCAGCTGATGATCCACTCGGTCTACTCGAACAAGGATGTGTTCCTGCGGGAGCTCGTCTCCAACGCCTCCGACGCGCTGGACAAACTGCGCCTGGAGAAGCTGCGGGACGACTCCCTCGACGCCGACGTCTCCGACCTGCACATCGAGATCGACGTCGACAAGGACGCCCGGACCCTCACGGTGCGGGACAACGGCATCGGGATGTCGTACGACGAGGTCGGACAGCTCATCGGCACCATCGCCAACTCGGGTACGGCCACCTTCCTGAAGGAGCTGCGGGAGGCCCAGGACGCGGCCAACGCCGAGGGGCTCATCGGCCAGTTCGGCGTCGGCTTCTACTCCGGTTTCATGGTGGCGGACGAGGTGACGCTGGTGACCCGGCGGGCCGGCGAGAGCCAGGGGACCCGCTGGACGTCGCGCGGCGAGTCCACGTACACGCTGGAGAAGGTCGACGACGCGCCGCAGGGCACCTCCGTCACCCTCCACCTCAAGCCCGCCGACCCGGAGAACCAGCTCCACGACTACACCTCGCCGTGGACGATCAAGCAGATCGTCAAGCGGTACTCGGACTTCATCACCTGGCCGATCCGGATGGTCCCGGAGTCAGGCGACGGCGAGGACGCGCCCGAGCCCGAGACGCTGAACTCGATGAAGGCCCTGTGGGCACGGTCGCGCGAGGAGGTGTCGAACGACGAGTACCACGAGCTGTACAAGCACATCAGCCACGACTGGCGCGAGCCGCTGGAGACGATCCGGCTCCAGGCCGAGGGCACCTTCGAGTACCAGGCCCTGCTCTTCGTCCCCTCGCACGCCCCGCACGACCTGTTCACGCGGGACTTCAAGCGCGGTGTCCAGCTGTATGTGAAGCGCGTCTTCATCATGGACGACTGCGAGGCGCTGCTGCCGCCCTACCTCCGCTTCGTCAAGGGCGTCGTCGACGCGCAGGACCTCTCGCTCAACGTCTCCCGCGAGATCCTCCAGCAGGACCGGCACATCCGGATGATGCAGCGCCGGCTGACGAAGAAGGTCCTGTCCACGGTCAAGGAGATCAAGGCCAAGGACACCGACCGCTACGCCACGTTCTGGCGCGAGTTCGGCACGGTACTGAAGGAGGGCCTGGTCACCGACTCCGAGAACCGGGACGCCATCCTCGCCGTCGCGTCGTTCGCGACCACGCACGCCGAGGACGAGCCGACCACGCTCGCGCAGTACGCGGAGCGGATGAAGGACGGCCAGGAGGACATCTACTACATCACCGGCGAGTCCCGGCAGAGCATCGAGAACTCCCCGCACATGGAGGCGTTCCGGGACAAGGGCATCGAGGTCCTGCTGCTCACCGACGCCGTCGACGAGGTGTGGGTCGACGCCGTCGGCGAGTACGAGGGCAAGAAGCTGCGCTCCGTCGCCAAGGGCGAGATCGACCTCGACGGCGAGAAGGACGAGAAGGCCGACGGGGAGCGGGAGAAGCGGGCCGAGGAGTACGCCGGTCTCCTCGGCTGGATGCGGGAGCAGCTGGACGAGGACATCAAGGAGGTGCGCCTGTCGTCGCGGCTCACCGTCTCCCCGGCCTGCGTCGTCTCGGACGCGCACGACCTGACCCCGGCGCTGGAGAACATGTACCGGGCGATGGGCCAGGAGGTGCCGCGCACCAAGCGGATCCTCGAACTCAACCCCGGCCACCCGCTGGTGAAGAACCTGAACCAGGCGTACCAGGAGCGCGAGGACCGCTCCGGCCTCGTCGAGTCCGCCGAGCTGCTCCACACGCTGGCGGTGCTCGCCGAGGGCGGCCAGCCCAAGGACCCCGCACGCTTCGTCAAGCTCGTGGCCGACCGCCTGGAGCGCACGCTGTAG
- a CDS encoding M56 family metallopeptidase, with protein MGVFVFLPLVLPLTAWPVARLAEQHLHPRTATRLLTAMAAVLALCSTVCLGLVMVVGTAQLPGNPLPDGWSDPEVRAAVPFDEVVGKAAIPALCAVVVACARTLWRHARVRRRAHRALSGLPDTEVAVLPDGVPYAYALPGGRRGGGALGAGRWGGRVLRGGRQDGGVPGRGRPGGGAPRGDAQRDGRAGGAVRRGSGGHRVRGRRGGRVVVTTALLDRLRPAERRALFAHERAHLAARHDRFLLAVQLAARANPFLRPLRTAVAYTAERWADEEAARAIGSRRTVARAIGTAALVSRGTPAPTLAGLAAPGPVPRRVAALLGPPPAVRTWPPVFTSVGLAAWGAAAGTAVSAMSSANSAVTMVLILHAATPL; from the coding sequence ATGGGGGTCTTCGTCTTTCTGCCACTGGTTCTCCCGCTCACGGCCTGGCCGGTCGCACGCTTGGCCGAACAGCATCTGCACCCGCGCACCGCGACCCGGTTACTGACCGCTATGGCCGCCGTGCTGGCGCTGTGCAGCACGGTGTGCCTGGGACTGGTCATGGTGGTCGGCACCGCCCAACTGCCCGGCAACCCGCTGCCCGACGGCTGGTCGGACCCCGAGGTCCGGGCGGCGGTGCCGTTCGACGAGGTCGTCGGCAAGGCCGCGATTCCCGCGCTGTGCGCGGTGGTCGTCGCCTGCGCCCGCACGCTGTGGCGGCATGCCCGGGTACGCCGCCGGGCCCACCGCGCGCTGTCCGGGCTGCCGGACACGGAGGTGGCCGTACTGCCGGACGGCGTTCCGTACGCGTATGCGCTGCCCGGTGGTCGCCGGGGTGGTGGTGCCCTGGGCGCCGGCCGTTGGGGCGGTCGTGTTCTGCGTGGCGGTCGCCAGGATGGTGGTGTTCCGGGTCGCGGTCGCCCGGGTGGTGGCGCTCCGCGCGGCGATGCTCAGCGTGACGGTCGAGCGGGCGGTGCTGTTCGGCGCGGCAGCGGCGGGCACCGTGTCCGTGGTCGGCGCGGGGGGCGTGTCGTGGTGACCACGGCCCTGCTGGACCGGCTCCGGCCGGCCGAGCGCCGGGCCCTGTTCGCCCACGAGCGGGCGCATCTCGCCGCCCGGCACGACCGCTTCCTGCTCGCGGTGCAGCTCGCGGCCCGGGCCAACCCGTTTCTGCGGCCGCTGCGCACGGCCGTGGCCTACACGGCCGAGCGGTGGGCGGACGAGGAGGCCGCCCGGGCGATCGGCAGCCGCCGCACGGTGGCGCGTGCCATCGGCACGGCCGCCCTCGTCTCCCGGGGCACCCCGGCGCCCACACTCGCGGGACTCGCCGCTCCGGGCCCGGTGCCGCGCCGGGTGGCGGCCCTGCTCGGCCCGCCACCCGCCGTACGCACCTGGCCCCCGGTGTTCACGTCGGTCGGACTGGCGGCGTGGGGCGCGGCTGCCGGAACGGCCGTGTCGGCGATGTCCTCCGCGAACTCCGCCGTCACGATGGTGCTCATCCTGCACGCCGCCACACCTCTTTGA
- a CDS encoding twin-arginine translocase TatA/TatE family subunit: protein MFGLSELAILLIVVIAVIGARKLPELARSAGKSARILKAEARAAKDEEAGEGAAPRVVPGEIVPPRTGTTPPGARAADAPDPR from the coding sequence ATGTTCGGACTGAGCGAGCTCGCGATCCTCCTCATCGTCGTCATAGCCGTGATCGGGGCCAGGAAGCTGCCCGAACTGGCCCGGTCGGCCGGCAAGTCCGCCCGCATCCTCAAGGCCGAGGCACGCGCCGCGAAGGACGAGGAGGCCGGTGAGGGCGCCGCGCCGCGGGTGGTCCCGGGCGAGATCGTCCCGCCGCGCACGGGCACGACCCCGCCCGGCGCGCGGGCGGCGGACGCCCCGGACCCCCGCTGA
- a CDS encoding L-fucose/L-arabinose isomerase family protein — protein sequence MATTADRTAGRAAALHDLLPPVTRRRTRIGLVAGGLGTYWPQFPGLLPQLKESAAYVAERFRGMDAEVTDAGFVSDAREGARAAEQLRRADCDLIVLFLTTYLTSSMVLPIAQRSHAPVMVIDLQPTERMDHASFDTGAWLAYCGQCPVPEVGNVFRRAGIPFRSVSGWLRQESAWRRIEQWIRAAHIRAALRHARHGLMGHVYPGMLDVQTDPTMLSATFGSHVEVLEFDDLRHRVERVTEKETRERMALARQVFTLDDSVVEEDFAWGATVSVALDRLVADFQLDSLAYYHRGLDGELHERLGAGMILGASLLTARGVPAAGEYELRTSVAQLASQSVGAGGSFTEIQALNFEDGVVEMGHDGPAHLAVSARDPLLRGLGVYHGKRGWGVSVEFDVQHGPVTLLGLGQDADGSLSFVTSEGTVVPGPLLEIGNTTSRVDFGRDPGEWVDAWSATGVGHHWSLAVGHHAADFRAAASLLGIDHRDV from the coding sequence ATGGCAACGACCGCGGACCGCACCGCCGGACGGGCCGCCGCCCTGCACGACCTGCTCCCGCCGGTCACACGGCGCCGCACCCGGATCGGACTGGTCGCCGGCGGACTCGGCACGTACTGGCCGCAGTTCCCCGGGCTCCTGCCGCAACTGAAGGAGTCTGCCGCCTACGTCGCCGAGCGCTTCCGGGGGATGGACGCCGAGGTGACCGACGCCGGGTTCGTCTCCGACGCCCGGGAAGGAGCGCGCGCCGCCGAGCAGTTGCGCAGGGCCGACTGCGACCTGATCGTGCTGTTCCTGACGACATACCTCACCTCGTCGATGGTGCTGCCCATCGCGCAGCGCTCGCACGCGCCGGTCATGGTCATCGATCTACAGCCGACCGAGAGGATGGACCACGCCTCCTTCGACACCGGGGCCTGGCTGGCCTACTGCGGGCAGTGCCCCGTCCCCGAGGTCGGCAACGTCTTCCGGCGCGCCGGTATCCCCTTCCGGTCGGTCTCGGGCTGGCTGCGGCAGGAGTCCGCCTGGCGGCGCATCGAACAGTGGATCCGGGCCGCGCACATCCGCGCCGCGCTCCGGCACGCCCGGCACGGCCTCATGGGACACGTGTACCCCGGCATGCTCGACGTGCAGACCGATCCGACGATGCTGTCCGCGACGTTCGGGTCGCATGTGGAGGTGCTGGAGTTCGACGACCTGCGGCACCGGGTGGAGCGCGTGACCGAGAAGGAGACCAGGGAGCGGATGGCACTCGCCCGGCAGGTCTTCACCCTCGACGACAGCGTGGTGGAGGAGGACTTCGCCTGGGGCGCGACCGTGTCGGTCGCCCTGGACCGGCTCGTGGCGGACTTCCAGCTCGACAGCCTCGCGTACTACCACCGGGGCCTGGACGGGGAGCTGCACGAGCGGCTCGGCGCCGGCATGATCCTGGGTGCCTCCCTGCTGACGGCCCGGGGCGTGCCGGCGGCCGGGGAGTACGAACTGCGCACCAGCGTCGCCCAGCTCGCCTCCCAGAGCGTCGGCGCCGGAGGCTCCTTCACCGAGATCCAGGCCCTCAACTTCGAGGACGGCGTCGTGGAGATGGGCCACGACGGACCCGCCCACCTCGCGGTCAGCGCCCGCGACCCCCTGTTGCGCGGGCTCGGCGTCTACCACGGCAAGCGCGGCTGGGGCGTGAGCGTCGAGTTCGACGTCCAGCACGGACCCGTCACCCTGCTCGGCCTCGGCCAGGACGCCGATGGCAGCCTGTCCTTCGTCACCTCCGAGGGCACCGTCGTACCGGGACCCCTGCTGGAGATCGGCAACACCACCAGCCGCGTCGACTTCGGCCGCGATCCCGGCGAATGGGTGGACGCGTGGAGCGCCACGGGGGTCGGCCACCACTGGTCCCTCGCGGTCGGCCACCACGCGGCCGACTTCAGGGCGGCGGCGAGCCTGCTGGGCATCGACCACCGGGACGTGTGA
- a CDS encoding CBM35 domain-containing protein codes for MAGTLPAAGPAAAADPQRLTVDLKASEGPVMLGANGSLYGLSDDGVPSDAAMAPLKITSISQKPEGGAQHPNGDALTVSKSFFRNGGGEINVMMQDIYAKWPYEDLGIDDYLPKVDKIVKEVSADPNSDRFVYIPFNEPDQIWYKLDVADQAQYEKNRDRFFKDWKTVYHRIRAIDPDARIAGPNEAAYHTRLLKDFLAFAKRENVLPQVMTWHELGSGSLRDFQAHYDDYRKLEREAGIAPLKINIDEYANRRDLSVPGQLVQWVSMFERNKVYANMAYWDAAGNLSGHVVRSNIPNGGWWLFRWYAGMTGNTVKVTPPQPNTIDTLQGLASLDTSRRQAQVLLGGSAGDSDVVVRHVPRSVFGRTVTATVAEAAWSGYEGQHAAPRVLARTKVKVAEDGSVTVPLRGLHKMSAYRVVLTPGGSGTPSAASVPWSASYEAEDAAITDGKVYTQGTVQNANGYAASGTKDVGSLNQPGSKVAFSVTVPKDGTYDLAILYGNQSGGPATQKLSVDGGAPVTVSYPSTENWTYRAKKDVSVQLKAGTHQLTLSKGDAEVTLDRIDLTTWTGVPSASYEATLADISGKPSYDYTSSAGVGTGSLVLRSGDKAVFDVYAPRDGYYTVVPRTSAAVKLSLHGETVTAAPGRPLRLYLVAGNNRIAMTSGHSAVRSLDVSGDGSAAGTLSYEGASATLAGGAKLVESPHASAGSYIGWLGNSPSSTAEFTVDAPRSGRYLLVVHYAHNDRRDNGHAYNTDIMSRTADITAGTADPVKVTFKNTWSWDDYWTVGVPVDLAKGANKVTFGNASAWAPNIDRIELGRVVG; via the coding sequence ATGGCAGGCACTCTTCCCGCGGCCGGGCCCGCCGCCGCGGCCGATCCACAGCGCCTCACTGTCGACCTCAAAGCCTCCGAGGGCCCGGTGATGCTCGGCGCCAACGGCTCGCTGTACGGGCTGAGCGACGACGGGGTGCCCAGCGATGCCGCGATGGCGCCCCTGAAGATCACGAGCATCTCGCAGAAGCCGGAGGGCGGCGCCCAGCACCCCAACGGTGACGCGCTCACGGTCTCCAAGTCGTTCTTCCGCAACGGCGGCGGCGAGATCAACGTGATGATGCAGGACATCTACGCCAAGTGGCCGTACGAGGACCTCGGCATCGACGACTACCTCCCCAAGGTCGACAAGATCGTCAAGGAGGTCTCGGCCGACCCGAACAGCGACCGCTTCGTCTACATCCCGTTCAACGAGCCCGACCAGATCTGGTACAAGCTGGACGTCGCGGACCAGGCGCAGTACGAGAAGAACCGCGACCGGTTCTTCAAGGACTGGAAAACGGTGTACCACCGCATCCGCGCGATCGACCCGGACGCACGGATCGCCGGTCCCAACGAAGCCGCGTACCACACCCGCCTGTTGAAGGACTTCCTCGCCTTCGCCAAGCGGGAGAACGTGCTCCCCCAGGTGATGACCTGGCACGAGCTGGGCTCCGGCTCGCTGCGCGACTTCCAGGCGCACTACGACGACTACCGCAAGCTGGAGCGCGAGGCGGGCATCGCCCCGCTGAAGATCAACATCGACGAGTACGCCAACCGCCGCGACCTGTCCGTGCCCGGGCAGCTCGTGCAGTGGGTCTCGATGTTCGAGCGCAACAAGGTGTACGCCAACATGGCCTACTGGGACGCGGCCGGCAACCTCAGCGGCCACGTCGTGCGCTCGAACATCCCCAACGGCGGCTGGTGGCTCTTCCGCTGGTACGCGGGCATGACCGGGAACACCGTGAAGGTGACGCCGCCGCAGCCCAACACCATCGACACCCTCCAGGGCCTGGCCTCCCTCGACACCTCCCGCCGCCAGGCGCAGGTCCTGCTCGGCGGCTCCGCGGGTGACTCGGACGTCGTCGTGCGTCACGTCCCCCGGTCGGTGTTCGGACGTACGGTCACCGCGACCGTCGCCGAGGCCGCCTGGTCCGGATACGAGGGGCAGCACGCGGCGCCGCGGGTGCTCGCGCGCACCAAGGTGAAGGTCGCGGAGGACGGTTCGGTGACCGTCCCGCTGCGCGGCCTGCACAAGATGTCGGCGTACCGGGTCGTCCTCACCCCCGGCGGCTCCGGCACCCCGTCCGCCGCCTCCGTCCCGTGGTCGGCGTCGTACGAGGCCGAGGACGCGGCCATCACCGACGGCAAGGTCTACACGCAGGGCACGGTCCAGAACGCCAACGGCTACGCGGCCTCCGGCACCAAGGACGTCGGCTCGCTCAACCAGCCCGGCAGCAAGGTCGCCTTCTCGGTGACGGTCCCGAAGGACGGCACGTACGACCTGGCGATCCTCTACGGCAACCAGTCCGGCGGCCCCGCCACGCAGAAACTGTCGGTCGACGGCGGCGCCCCGGTGACGGTCTCCTACCCCTCCACGGAGAACTGGACGTACCGCGCCAAGAAGGACGTCAGTGTCCAACTGAAGGCGGGCACACACCAGTTGACCCTGTCCAAGGGCGACGCCGAGGTCACCCTGGACCGGATCGACCTGACCACGTGGACGGGCGTGCCCTCCGCCTCCTACGAGGCCACGCTGGCGGACATCAGCGGCAAGCCGTCGTACGACTACACCTCGTCGGCCGGCGTGGGCACGGGCTCCCTGGTCCTGCGCTCCGGTGACAAGGCGGTGTTCGACGTCTACGCCCCGCGCGACGGCTACTACACGGTGGTGCCGCGGACTTCGGCGGCCGTGAAGCTCTCGCTGCACGGGGAGACGGTCACGGCCGCGCCCGGCCGCCCGCTGCGGCTCTACCTGGTCGCGGGCAACAACCGGATCGCTATGACGTCGGGCCACTCCGCCGTCCGCTCCCTCGACGTCTCCGGCGACGGCTCGGCCGCCGGCACCCTCTCCTATGAAGGCGCCTCGGCCACGCTCGCCGGCGGGGCCAAGCTCGTCGAATCCCCGCACGCGTCCGCCGGTTCGTACATCGGCTGGCTCGGCAACAGCCCCTCCAGCACCGCCGAGTTCACGGTGGACGCACCCCGGTCCGGCCGCTATCTGCTGGTCGTCCACTACGCGCACAACGACCGCCGGGACAACGGCCACGCCTACAACACGGACATCATGTCCCGTACGGCGGACATCACGGCCGGGACCGCGGACCCGGTGAAGGTCACCTTCAAGAACACCTGGAGCTGGGACGACTACTGGACCGTCGGCGTCCCGGTCGACCTGGCGAAGGGCGCGAACAAGGTGACGTTCGGCAACGCGAGCGCCTGGGCGCCGAACATCGACCGGATCGAGCTGGGCCGGGTCGTGGGCTGA
- a CDS encoding sporulation protein has protein sequence MVFKRLLGALGVGGPTVDTVLDPAPVRPGGTLTGEVRLAGGKADFDIEHITLELVARVEAEHEGGESEGVVAFGRFTVGGGFRLAEGEQRVVPFSVTLPWETPVTELHGQSLGVVLGVRTELSVAGAKDKGDLDQLNVAPLPVQEAVLEALGGLGFGFRTADLEYGRIGGTGQQLPFYQEIELVPSPHYAHRVNEIELTFLAGPGGMEVVLEADKRGGFLSPGGHDALTRFTVSYEGVEHQDWPAIVDGWIRQLVEHRASYGSPAAFGMGGHGHDGHDGHGGHHHDGRRSGPGMGTAVAAGAAGLAAGVVGGMVADEVVDEVGDFFEGEEAEEG, from the coding sequence ATGGTGTTCAAACGACTGCTCGGCGCGCTCGGCGTGGGCGGCCCCACGGTCGACACGGTCCTCGACCCGGCTCCCGTCCGGCCCGGCGGCACGCTCACCGGTGAGGTCCGACTGGCCGGCGGCAAAGCCGACTTCGACATCGAACACATCACCCTGGAGCTGGTGGCCCGGGTCGAGGCCGAACACGAGGGCGGCGAGAGCGAGGGCGTCGTCGCCTTCGGCCGCTTCACCGTCGGCGGCGGCTTCCGGCTCGCCGAGGGCGAACAGCGCGTCGTGCCGTTCAGCGTGACCCTGCCGTGGGAGACGCCGGTCACCGAACTGCACGGCCAGAGCCTGGGCGTCGTCCTGGGCGTGCGCACCGAGTTGTCGGTGGCAGGCGCGAAGGACAAGGGCGACCTGGACCAGCTGAACGTCGCACCGCTGCCCGTGCAGGAGGCCGTCCTCGAAGCCCTCGGCGGGCTCGGGTTCGGCTTCAGGACGGCCGACCTCGAGTACGGGCGCATCGGCGGCACCGGCCAGCAACTGCCCTTCTACCAGGAGATCGAGCTCGTCCCGTCACCCCACTACGCACACCGGGTCAACGAGATCGAGCTGACGTTCCTGGCGGGCCCGGGCGGTATGGAGGTCGTGCTGGAGGCCGACAAGCGCGGCGGCTTCCTGTCGCCCGGCGGCCACGACGCGCTGACCCGCTTCACCGTCTCTTACGAGGGGGTGGAGCACCAGGACTGGCCCGCGATCGTCGACGGCTGGATCCGGCAACTGGTCGAGCACCGGGCGTCGTACGGCTCCCCTGCCGCGTTCGGCATGGGCGGCCACGGCCACGACGGCCACGACGGCCACGGCGGGCACCACCATGACGGCCGCCGCTCGGGCCCCGGCATGGGAACCGCCGTAGCGGCGGGCGCGGCCGGGCTCGCGGCCGGGGTCGTCGGCGGCATGGTCGCGGACGAAGTGGTCGACGAGGTCGGGGACTTCTTCGAGGGCGAGGAGGCAGAGGAGGGCTGA
- a CDS encoding class F sortase, producing MAASPPPSPAEPGPPPSKRRFRTVVSVLWGLVALVLTVSLVAGRGESSSDAGGPPHAPPAVPTAASTAPAVPDAPPSAAAPHRAVPSGTGPRLPRSRPVRLYIPKISVNAPFTDLAIGRSGQLEPPPADDTNLVGWYAKGVSPGEPGTAIIAGHVDTATSPAVFAGLSQLKKGDRFHVARADGRRATFVVDDAESFEKADFPSERVYGDTPDAQVRLITCAGAYDRQARDYTENLVVFAHLV from the coding sequence ATGGCAGCCAGCCCTCCTCCCTCTCCCGCCGAGCCAGGCCCCCCGCCGTCGAAGCGACGATTCCGCACAGTCGTGTCGGTTCTCTGGGGTCTCGTCGCCCTGGTCCTGACCGTGAGTCTGGTCGCCGGCCGTGGTGAGTCGTCGTCCGACGCGGGCGGTCCGCCGCACGCCCCACCGGCCGTCCCGACGGCCGCCTCCACCGCGCCAGCCGTGCCCGACGCGCCGCCCTCGGCCGCGGCGCCGCACCGGGCCGTCCCGTCCGGGACCGGCCCCCGGCTGCCGCGGTCCAGGCCGGTTCGCCTGTACATCCCCAAGATCTCGGTGAACGCGCCTTTCACCGACCTCGCCATCGGCCGTTCGGGTCAGCTCGAACCCCCTCCGGCCGACGACACCAACCTCGTCGGCTGGTACGCCAAGGGCGTCTCGCCCGGCGAGCCCGGAACGGCGATCATCGCCGGGCATGTGGACACCGCGACGTCCCCGGCCGTGTTCGCGGGGCTCAGCCAGCTGAAGAAGGGCGACCGGTTCCACGTGGCGCGAGCCGACGGCCGCAGGGCGACCTTCGTGGTCGACGACGCGGAGTCCTTCGAGAAGGCAGACTTCCCCAGCGAGCGCGTGTACGGCGACACCCCCGACGCGCAGGTCCGGCTCATCACCTGCGCGGGTGCCTACGACCGTCAGGCCCGGGATTACACCGAGAATCTGGTGGTTTTCGCCCACCTCGTCTGA
- a CDS encoding DUF3040 domain-containing protein, with the protein MPQSEDERLVDLESRLEREDPRFTRAMRSGRPARPREYRRTGSWWALALGMAVLGSGIALAQGLLIAAGLVLVGMAAQLVDPDPSRLGRQRQRRW; encoded by the coding sequence GTGCCCCAGTCCGAAGACGAACGTCTCGTCGACCTCGAATCACGACTCGAGCGGGAGGACCCCAGGTTCACCCGGGCCATGAGGTCCGGCCGCCCGGCCCGGCCCCGGGAGTACCGGCGTACCGGATCCTGGTGGGCGCTGGCCCTCGGCATGGCCGTGCTGGGCTCCGGCATCGCACTGGCACAAGGGCTGCTCATCGCGGCCGGGCTGGTCCTCGTCGGCATGGCGGCCCAACTGGTCGACCCGGACCCGAGCCGCCTGGGGCGTCAGAGGCAGAGGCGATGGTGA
- a CDS encoding BlaI/MecI/CopY family transcriptional regulator: MTDPRQRPRRGQGELEALVLSALREADGPATAGWVQERLGGDLAYTTVITILTRLLGKGAVTRERVGRSFAWTPASDQAGLAARKMRKVLDAESDREAVLASFLTGLDPDDERLLRDLLDQAHGEGEG; this comes from the coding sequence GTGACGGATCCCCGACAGCGTCCCCGGCGGGGGCAGGGCGAGCTGGAGGCGCTGGTGCTGTCGGCACTGCGGGAGGCGGACGGCCCGGCGACGGCCGGCTGGGTGCAGGAACGCCTCGGCGGTGACCTCGCGTACACGACGGTGATCACGATCCTGACCCGGCTGCTGGGCAAGGGCGCGGTCACCCGGGAGCGGGTGGGACGGTCCTTCGCCTGGACACCCGCCTCGGACCAAGCGGGCTTGGCCGCCCGGAAGATGCGCAAGGTGCTGGACGCCGAGAGTGACCGCGAGGCCGTCCTGGCCAGCTTCCTCACCGGCCTCGACCCGGACGACGAACGGCTGCTGCGTGACCTGCTGGATCAGGCCCACGGCGAGGGGGAAGGCTGA